In Massilistercora timonensis, the following are encoded in one genomic region:
- a CDS encoding HIRAN domain-containing protein: protein MDHLAKEEKRGLVSLLHGKNGEVSIPKPFERDIFLFDTYVAGTSHVEGIEELEPHLQIGDRLAFFREPENPYDAQAIVIKTTDGVKIGYVPRQDNVIFARLMDAGKLLFGKITEKEKKGKWVRISIDIFLHE from the coding sequence GTGGATCATTTAGCGAAAGAAGAAAAAAGAGGGCTGGTAAGTCTGCTTCACGGGAAAAACGGGGAAGTCTCCATACCCAAGCCATTTGAAAGAGATATCTTTTTATTTGATACTTATGTGGCGGGAACTTCGCATGTTGAGGGAATCGAAGAATTGGAGCCGCATCTGCAGATTGGCGACAGGCTGGCGTTTTTCCGGGAGCCGGAGAATCCATATGACGCCCAGGCGATTGTGATCAAGACAACCGACGGCGTAAAGATCGGCTATGTGCCCAGGCAGGATAATGTGATATTTGCCCGGCTGATGGACGCCGGCAAGCTTCTTTTTGGCAAGATTACGGAAAAAGAGAAGAAGGGAAAATGGGTGAGGATTTCCATTGACATTTTTCTCCATGAATAG
- a CDS encoding molecular chaperone DnaJ, whose amino-acid sequence MPDTSPSHNSTIIPFPDFQKLKEEIEKLRTELSMLVLERDELRFVICKNIEMEYMLKVGGLEYQAYEAECAFLRLKRKVELIQAKKNRQEKVILSAIEDALDQEFMEYQKRLDKQMDRMNEALERSKGERLSEEESRELKSLYRKIVKILHPDMNPELTEAQMKLFEHAVSAYENGDLPALRIINEMIGSSSDLEYYKDTAARLSEERNRLAALLEQVRKEIEKIKSEYPYTMKEFLDDPAKLEHRRQELTDILEQYQELIAVYKAKIEEMLR is encoded by the coding sequence ATGCCAGACACCTCTCCTTCCCACAATTCCACAATCATCCCCTTCCCCGATTTCCAAAAGCTCAAAGAGGAGATCGAGAAGCTGCGGACGGAGTTGTCCATGCTTGTGCTGGAGCGGGACGAACTTCGCTTCGTCATCTGCAAAAATATCGAGATGGAGTATATGCTGAAAGTTGGCGGCCTTGAATATCAGGCTTATGAGGCGGAATGCGCTTTCCTGCGGCTGAAGCGCAAGGTTGAACTGATCCAGGCGAAGAAGAACCGGCAGGAAAAGGTTATCCTCTCTGCCATAGAGGACGCGCTCGACCAGGAATTTATGGAATATCAGAAGCGCCTCGACAAGCAGATGGACAGGATGAATGAGGCATTGGAGAGGAGCAAAGGAGAGCGCTTATCCGAGGAGGAGAGTAGGGAATTAAAAAGCCTTTATCGAAAGATTGTGAAAATCCTTCATCCGGACATGAACCCGGAACTAACGGAGGCACAGATGAAGCTGTTTGAGCACGCCGTATCAGCCTATGAAAATGGTGATCTTCCTGCATTGAGGATCATAAATGAGATGATCGGCAGCAGTTCTGATTTGGAGTACTATAAGGATACGGCAGCGCGGCTTTCCGAAGAGAGGAACCGGCTGGCGGCTCTTCTGGAACAGGTGAGAAAGGAAATCGAGAAGATTAAATCAGAGTATCCCTATACAATGAAAGAGTTCCTTGACGATCCGGCAAAATTAGAACACAGGCGGCAGGAATTGACGGATATTCTGGAACAATATCAGGAGCTTATCGCTGTTTATAAAGCGAAGATAGAAGAAATGCTGAGGTGA
- a CDS encoding family 43 glycosylhydrolase — protein MHPILTGDCPDPAIFREGDTFYLTFSSGPYDPGLPIYSSRDLEHWTLGNYAVREFGGKEIWAPDFFRYKDRYYMYFSGAGTNWVTWTEDLRGAWAKPVDLEVHGLIDPGHVVDEEGKRYLLLSGGHIVPLSEDGLSAGGPVRKLLDPPPLPEELDYEGEFPEAPNIIRTRGYYYLSYADGGTSGPATSHRIMMARAKNLEGPWEFSPYNPLVATKSLEEPWICKGHGHFVEDEKGNLWVVFHGYENGYMNRGRKLLLSPVEVTADGWFQVPEEEEEGAWTQEVAVCDPRSWQRLRGSAWSNLSMEDGCMRWKGSEEAGRCSREGKDGRASCECGPALLNTGDHSYELSARVEVAGEMEAGLVAIYNEQIYNGVSVDGKALRVYRLGRLLYQQEFSAGTCWLKLRVRRHYLDFFVSRDKSSWQKIKVTIDLEPQNTNAYDGFLAVRPGVFAGGRGEAVVKELQYRRL, from the coding sequence ATGCACCCCATTTTAACCGGCGACTGCCCGGACCCGGCCATCTTCCGGGAGGGCGACACTTTTTACCTGACTTTTTCCAGCGGCCCCTACGATCCCGGGCTTCCCATATACAGTTCCCGCGATCTTGAGCATTGGACGCTGGGGAACTACGCAGTCCGGGAATTTGGCGGGAAGGAGATCTGGGCGCCGGATTTCTTCAGATACAAGGACCGATATTATATGTACTTTTCCGGGGCAGGGACCAACTGGGTCACCTGGACGGAGGATCTGCGGGGAGCATGGGCTAAGCCTGTAGATCTGGAGGTTCATGGGCTGATCGATCCGGGCCATGTGGTGGATGAGGAAGGGAAGCGGTATCTCCTGCTGTCCGGCGGGCATATTGTGCCTCTTTCAGAGGACGGCCTTTCTGCCGGCGGGCCGGTGCGAAAGCTTCTGGATCCGCCGCCGCTTCCAGAGGAGCTGGATTACGAAGGGGAGTTCCCGGAAGCGCCCAATATCATCAGGACAAGAGGGTACTATTATCTTTCCTATGCGGACGGCGGGACTTCCGGTCCGGCCACTTCTCATCGGATCATGATGGCCAGGGCGAAGAACCTGGAGGGACCCTGGGAGTTTTCTCCCTATAATCCTCTGGTTGCCACGAAGTCTTTGGAAGAGCCGTGGATCTGCAAGGGCCACGGGCATTTTGTGGAAGATGAGAAAGGGAATCTGTGGGTGGTGTTCCACGGTTATGAGAATGGATACATGAACCGGGGCAGGAAGCTGCTCTTAAGCCCGGTGGAGGTTACAGCAGACGGCTGGTTTCAGGTGCCGGAAGAAGAGGAGGAAGGCGCCTGGACGCAGGAGGTCGCAGTCTGCGATCCCCGTTCCTGGCAGAGGCTGCGTGGCAGCGCCTGGAGTAACCTGTCCATGGAGGATGGGTGTATGCGCTGGAAGGGAAGCGAGGAAGCAGGCAGATGCAGCAGAGAAGGAAAGGACGGAAGAGCTTCCTGTGAATGTGGCCCGGCTCTTCTCAACACAGGGGATCACAGCTATGAACTTTCTGCCAGGGTAGAAGTGGCAGGGGAAATGGAAGCCGGCCTTGTGGCAATTTATAACGAACAGATCTATAATGGAGTGAGTGTGGATGGAAAGGCGCTGCGGGTCTACCGGCTGGGACGCTTGCTGTACCAGCAGGAATTCTCTGCCGGGACGTGCTGGCTTAAGCTCAGGGTGCGCAGGCACTATCTGGATTTCTTCGTGAGCCGGGACAAAAGCTCCTGGCAGAAGATCAAGGTGACCATTGACCTGGAGCCCCAGAATACCAACGCCTATGACGGATTCCTGGCGGTGCGCCCGGGAGTATTTGCCGGCGGGCGCGGCGAGGCGGTTGTGAAGGAACTGCAGTATCGGAGGCTGTAG
- a CDS encoding response regulator transcription factor, with product MTPKIGIIEDDSALREGLALAFELEGYETAAAGTMTEGRRLLEAGGLALLILDCNLPDGSGFDLVRRLRASSRLPVLMLTARDSEMDEVKGLELGVDDFMRKPFSLAVLQARVRKILRRQEEPALLSSGDITVDLGKGEVRKQGELLALSGTEQRLLLCFLEHPGQLLTKGQLLERIWDCEGSYVDENTLAVAIRRLRVKIEEDPGEPRRIRTVHGQGYLWQA from the coding sequence ATGACACCAAAGATCGGGATCATTGAAGATGACAGCGCCCTGCGGGAGGGGCTTGCTCTGGCTTTTGAGCTGGAGGGTTACGAGACGGCGGCTGCGGGGACCATGACGGAGGGAAGGCGGCTTCTGGAGGCAGGAGGGCTTGCCCTTCTCATTCTGGACTGCAACCTGCCGGACGGCAGCGGATTTGATCTGGTGCGGCGGCTGCGCGCTTCTTCCAGGCTTCCGGTGCTGATGCTGACGGCCCGCGATTCGGAGATGGACGAGGTGAAGGGGCTGGAGCTGGGGGTGGACGACTTTATGAGGAAGCCTTTCTCCCTGGCGGTGCTGCAGGCCCGGGTGCGGAAGATCTTAAGGCGTCAGGAGGAACCGGCTCTTCTTTCTTCCGGGGACATTACGGTGGACCTGGGGAAGGGAGAGGTGAGAAAGCAGGGGGAGCTTCTGGCGTTGAGCGGTACGGAGCAGCGGCTGCTTCTCTGTTTCCTGGAACATCCGGGACAGCTTCTCACCAAGGGGCAGCTTCTGGAGCGGATCTGGGATTGCGAAGGCAGCTATGTGGATGAAAATACGCTGGCGGTAGCCATCCGGCGGCTGCGGGTGAAGATCGAGGAGGATCCGGGGGAACCCAGGAGGATCCGGACGGTTCACGGCCAGGGATATCTCTGGCAGGCGTGA
- a CDS encoding IS66 family transposase, translating into MTKIYSPEELNSFSRETLVAVILSMQDQLARLNTNMERLIEQIASANNHRYGRSSEKLDVIAGQLELELIFNEAEALTETLYVVEPAEEDVIQVTRRKKKGKREEDLKDLPVEVIPHTLPEEKLQEIFGAAGWKQLPDEVYKRVRVQPAVYTVEEHHVAVYAGKDNQTIVKADRPRELLRNSILTPSLAASILNAKYVNGLPLYRISQEFLRNDIHISRQVMANWVIQCADRYLGPLYDYLHNRMYLFHVLQADETPVKVSKDGRPANSTSYMRVYRTGMGYGDTPIILYEYQKPLKADHPREFLKGFTGVVVCDGYSAYRKLDRETESIVFAGCWTHARRYFADALKALPKKEYEAAKDTVAYEAIKRISAIYHLDNQLADLKPDDRRKQRQINLKPLVEAFFAWAKEIRESGRLIKGKTLEGINYCINQEEALKVFLDDGEIPLDNNATEGALRSFCLHKHAWKLIDSIDGAKSSAIVYSITETAKANNLNPFRYLEYVLTVMKDHQEDTDYRFMEDLLPWSGQLPEICRSKTKTTNV; encoded by the coding sequence ATGACGAAGATCTACTCACCGGAAGAACTGAACAGTTTCAGCAGGGAAACACTCGTGGCAGTGATCCTGTCCATGCAGGATCAGCTGGCCAGGCTGAATACAAACATGGAACGCCTGATCGAACAGATCGCATCTGCAAACAATCACCGTTATGGGCGCTCTTCCGAAAAGCTGGATGTGATCGCCGGGCAGTTGGAACTGGAGCTCATCTTTAATGAAGCGGAAGCCCTGACCGAGACACTTTATGTCGTTGAACCCGCAGAAGAGGATGTGATCCAGGTCACGCGCCGGAAGAAAAAAGGGAAACGCGAAGAAGATCTTAAGGATCTTCCCGTGGAAGTCATTCCCCATACCCTTCCGGAAGAAAAGCTGCAGGAGATCTTCGGCGCAGCTGGCTGGAAGCAGCTTCCGGATGAAGTCTATAAAAGAGTCCGGGTACAGCCGGCAGTTTACACAGTCGAAGAGCACCATGTGGCCGTGTATGCCGGAAAGGACAATCAGACGATCGTGAAAGCAGACCGTCCGAGGGAACTGCTCCGAAACAGCATCCTGACTCCCTCCCTGGCGGCAAGCATCCTGAATGCCAAGTATGTCAACGGACTTCCCTTATATCGGATCAGCCAGGAATTCCTGCGCAATGACATCCATATCTCCCGGCAGGTAATGGCCAACTGGGTGATCCAGTGTGCCGACCGGTATCTGGGGCCCCTTTATGATTACCTTCATAACAGGATGTACCTCTTCCATGTGCTGCAGGCCGATGAGACTCCGGTCAAAGTATCGAAGGATGGGCGTCCGGCGAACAGTACGAGTTACATGAGGGTCTATCGGACGGGAATGGGATATGGAGATACCCCAATCATCCTGTATGAATACCAGAAGCCCCTGAAAGCAGACCATCCGCGGGAATTCCTGAAAGGGTTCACCGGTGTCGTTGTCTGCGACGGATACTCCGCCTACCGGAAGCTGGACCGGGAAACCGAATCCATTGTCTTTGCAGGGTGCTGGACCCATGCGAGAAGATATTTCGCGGATGCCCTGAAAGCACTGCCGAAAAAGGAGTATGAGGCAGCCAAAGATACGGTCGCCTATGAAGCCATCAAACGGATCAGCGCGATCTATCATCTGGACAATCAGCTTGCTGATCTGAAACCGGACGATCGCAGGAAACAGCGGCAGATCAACCTCAAACCTCTGGTGGAGGCTTTCTTTGCGTGGGCAAAAGAGATCAGGGAATCCGGCCGTCTGATCAAAGGTAAAACCCTGGAAGGGATCAACTACTGCATCAACCAGGAAGAAGCATTAAAAGTATTCCTGGATGACGGTGAAATCCCGCTTGATAACAACGCAACGGAAGGCGCGCTGCGCAGTTTCTGCCTGCACAAGCATGCATGGAAGCTGATCGACAGTATCGACGGCGCGAAATCCAGTGCGATCGTCTACAGCATCACAGAAACGGCGAAGGCGAATAACCTGAATCCTTTCCGCTATCTGGAATACGTCCTGACAGTGATGAAGGACCACCAGGAAGATACGGATTACCGTTTTATGGAAGATCTGCTTCCCTGGTCTGGGCAGCTGCCGGAAATCTGCCGGAGCAAAACAAAAACAACAAATGTGTAA
- the tnpB gene encoding IS66 family insertion sequence element accessory protein TnpB (TnpB, as the term is used for proteins encoded by IS66 family insertion elements, is considered an accessory protein, since TnpC, encoded by a neighboring gene, is a DDE family transposase.), which yields MLNNASGFRKVYIAAGYTDLRRGIDGLASIVKFNFQLDPYEKDILFLFCGRRSDRIKGLVWEGDGFLLLYKRLELGGFSWPRTKEEALEITPEQYRALMQGLEIVSRHPIQEVQPGDLL from the coding sequence ATGCTGAATAACGCATCTGGATTCCGGAAGGTTTACATTGCTGCCGGTTATACAGATCTGCGGCGCGGCATTGACGGGCTGGCATCCATTGTGAAATTCAACTTCCAGCTGGACCCATACGAAAAGGATATCCTCTTCCTGTTCTGCGGAAGGCGCAGTGACCGCATCAAAGGACTTGTATGGGAAGGAGACGGATTCCTTCTTCTTTACAAAAGGCTGGAGCTTGGCGGCTTCAGCTGGCCCCGTACAAAAGAAGAAGCATTGGAGATCACGCCGGAACAATACCGGGCGCTGATGCAAGGACTGGAGATTGTATCCAGACACCCGATCCAGGAAGTGCAGCCCGGCGATCTCCTTTGA
- a CDS encoding MATE family efflux transporter yields the protein MKRSKYEIDMCNGSIMDKLISFSLPLMVSGILQLMFNAVDIIVVGRFTGSDALAAVGSTTALINIFTNLFIGVSLGANVLAARYYAAGRDREMSEAVHTAITLALISGVAMAFAGAGLSRVALEIMGTPGNVIGQAALYMRIYFLGMPFFMLYNYGAAILRAVGDTKRPLAFLLVAGLANVGLDLLLVIVIPLGVAGVAIGTITSQLISSILVLRCLYRSEGSYQIRFSRLGINREHMKRIFQVGIPAGIQSTVINLSNAMLQSSVNSFGSIAMAGYTAANNILSFLYVAVNAVTQACMSFTSQNYSVGKQKRMDRVLLNCGILSVGVSLVLGVGAYVFGAQVLGIYTAEPEVIQCGMEILSITTVPYFLCGIMDLLPGALRGMGHSAVPMVLSVIGTVVTRIIWIYGFFPSHRSLYFLFISYPGSWIITILMQGICFWFVRKQCIRRLGLLRQEV from the coding sequence TTGAAGCGAAGTAAATACGAGATCGATATGTGCAACGGCTCCATCATGGACAAGCTGATCTCATTTTCCCTGCCCCTGATGGTATCCGGCATCCTGCAGCTGATGTTCAACGCGGTGGATATCATCGTTGTGGGGAGATTTACCGGAAGCGACGCTCTGGCGGCGGTGGGTTCCACTACCGCTCTTATCAACATTTTCACCAACCTGTTCATCGGCGTGTCCCTGGGGGCAAATGTGCTGGCGGCCCGGTACTATGCGGCGGGCCGGGACCGGGAGATGTCGGAGGCGGTACATACGGCCATTACCCTGGCGCTGATCAGCGGCGTGGCCATGGCATTTGCAGGAGCGGGGCTGTCCAGAGTGGCCCTGGAAATCATGGGGACGCCGGGAAATGTGATCGGCCAGGCGGCCCTTTACATGCGGATCTATTTCCTGGGGATGCCTTTTTTCATGCTATATAACTACGGGGCGGCCATCCTCCGGGCGGTGGGGGACACCAAGCGGCCGCTGGCCTTTCTTCTGGTGGCGGGGCTGGCCAATGTGGGGCTTGACCTTCTCCTGGTGATCGTGATCCCTCTGGGGGTGGCTGGGGTTGCCATCGGGACTATCACCTCCCAGCTGATCTCCAGTATCCTGGTGCTCCGGTGCCTGTACCGGTCGGAGGGGAGTTACCAGATCCGGTTCTCCCGGCTGGGGATTAACCGGGAGCATATGAAGCGGATCTTCCAGGTGGGGATCCCGGCCGGGATCCAGAGCACGGTGATCAACCTGTCCAACGCCATGCTCCAGTCCTCGGTCAACTCTTTCGGATCTATTGCCATGGCCGGATATACGGCGGCCAACAATATCCTAAGCTTCCTCTATGTGGCGGTGAACGCGGTGACCCAGGCCTGCATGAGCTTCACCAGCCAGAATTACAGCGTAGGGAAACAAAAGCGGATGGACCGGGTGCTGCTTAACTGCGGGATCCTGTCGGTGGGAGTCTCGCTGGTGCTGGGCGTGGGCGCTTATGTATTCGGCGCTCAGGTGCTGGGGATCTATACGGCGGAGCCGGAGGTGATCCAGTGCGGCATGGAGATCCTGTCCATCACCACGGTGCCTTATTTCCTGTGCGGGATCATGGATCTCTTGCCGGGAGCCCTGCGGGGAATGGGACACTCTGCGGTTCCCATGGTGCTGTCCGTGATCGGCACGGTGGTCACCAGGATCATCTGGATCTACGGGTTCTTCCCAAGCCACCGGTCCTTGTATTTCCTGTTTATTTCTTATCCCGGCTCCTGGATCATCACCATCCTTATGCAGGGGATCTGCTTCTGGTTTGTAAGGAAACAGTGCATTCGGAGACTGGGGCTTTTACGGCAGGAGGTATAA